A single region of the Undibacterium piscinae genome encodes:
- a CDS encoding efflux RND transporter periplasmic adaptor subunit, which produces MKKKAANTAAQSAAKQQSLTVAAQVMEFLASDVVSVSSGDVRKLLSLSGALRAYNQAVVKAKVAGEVREVLVREGEAVQLDQVLVKMDTADYDARLAQARGSLAAAQGQLEIARQARDNNKALLDKAFISKNAYDNTNNQFAIAVANVDSAKGAVSVAQKALADTVIRAPIAGLISSRSVQPGEKISPDNKLFEVVDLRVMEMEAPVPTQDIASIKIGQPVQLKIEGVAQMVSGKVSRINPGTVAGSRSIMTYIQIANQDGALRAGMFGEAQLVIEQKSGVLIVPQTAVRTDNDKPFVYVIENNTLQQKPVSLGMQGDANGVAVVELLSGVAKDAIVVKTNLGSLRAGIPVKLLAAAAKV; this is translated from the coding sequence ATGAAGAAAAAAGCGGCGAATACCGCTGCACAGTCGGCCGCCAAGCAGCAATCGCTCACGGTCGCCGCTCAAGTCATGGAATTTCTTGCCAGCGATGTCGTCAGTGTCAGCAGCGGTGACGTACGCAAATTACTCAGCTTATCCGGTGCCTTGCGCGCCTACAATCAGGCGGTGGTCAAAGCCAAGGTTGCAGGCGAGGTACGCGAGGTATTGGTACGTGAAGGCGAAGCGGTTCAGCTTGACCAGGTACTGGTAAAGATGGATACCGCCGATTACGATGCGCGTCTGGCGCAGGCTCGCGGTAGTCTTGCCGCTGCCCAGGGACAGCTGGAAATCGCCCGTCAGGCGCGAGATAACAATAAGGCTTTGCTGGACAAGGCGTTTATTTCTAAAAACGCCTACGACAATACGAATAACCAATTTGCGATTGCGGTCGCCAATGTCGATAGCGCCAAGGGTGCCGTTTCGGTCGCGCAAAAGGCCTTGGCTGATACCGTCATACGCGCGCCTATCGCTGGCTTGATCAGCAGCCGTAGCGTACAGCCGGGCGAAAAAATTTCGCCGGATAATAAATTATTCGAAGTCGTTGATCTGCGCGTGATGGAGATGGAAGCGCCGGTGCCGACTCAGGATATCGCCAGCATCAAGATAGGGCAACCGGTACAACTGAAGATAGAAGGTGTGGCGCAGATGGTGAGCGGCAAAGTAAGCCGTATCAATCCGGGTACCGTGGCGGGTTCACGCTCTATCATGACGTATATACAGATCGCCAATCAGGATGGCGCATTGCGTGCCGGTATGTTTGGTGAGGCGCAATTGGTGATCGAGCAGAAAAGCGGTGTACTGATCGTTCCGCAGACTGCGGTACGCACTGACAATGACAAACCCTTTGTGTATGTCATCGAGAATAATACCTTGCAACAAAAGCCGGTCAGTCTGGGCATGCAGGGTGACGCGAATGGCGTCGCCGTGGTAGAGCTGCTGTCGGGTGTGGCTAAGGATGCCATCGTGGTCAAGACCAATCTGGGGAGCTTGCGCGCTGGCATTCCGGTCAAGCTGCTCGCTGCAGCAGCTAAGGTGTAA
- a CDS encoding ABC transporter ATP-binding protein: MADSLLLLDKVCKSYAVGTPAETQVLFDIDLNIGKGEFVALIGPSGSGKSTLLNIIGLLDRPGSGKLYLTGQETSILDEAHVTNLRGEAIGFVFQSHYLLSAFTATENVMMPMLMQRGRPDDSMRERAQRLLGQVGLTQWQNSLVSNISGGQQQRVAIARALALNPPLILADEPTGNLDTKSADAIFELMRKLNRESGTTFLMVTHNMDLAKRCDRIIELVDGRVV; this comes from the coding sequence GTGGCTGACTCTCTTCTGCTTCTTGATAAAGTCTGCAAGTCGTATGCAGTGGGCACGCCTGCCGAAACCCAGGTCTTGTTTGATATCGATCTTAATATCGGCAAGGGTGAATTTGTCGCGCTGATCGGCCCTTCGGGTTCCGGTAAAAGTACGCTACTCAATATCATCGGCCTGCTCGACCGACCCGGTAGCGGCAAGCTGTACCTGACCGGGCAGGAAACCAGTATTCTCGATGAAGCGCATGTAACCAATTTACGCGGTGAGGCGATCGGTTTTGTATTTCAGTCGCATTATCTGCTGTCGGCATTTACCGCTACCGAAAACGTGATGATGCCTATGCTGATGCAACGAGGCCGACCAGACGATAGCATGCGGGAACGCGCGCAGCGATTGCTTGGGCAAGTCGGGTTGACGCAGTGGCAGAACAGTCTGGTCAGTAATATCTCCGGCGGTCAGCAGCAAAGGGTGGCGATTGCCCGCGCGCTGGCATTGAATCCGCCGCTGATACTGGCCGATGAGCCCACCGGCAATCTCGATACCAAATCAGCCGATGCCATCTTTGAGCTGATGCGCAAGCTTAACCGCGAGAGCGGCACTACCTTCCTGATGGTGACGCACAATATGGATCTGGCGAAACGCTGCGACCGCATCATAGAACTGGTCGATGGTAGGGTGGTCTAG
- a CDS encoding purine phosphorylase gives MKITVLFPTQTEASLFHDDAVNCIVSGVGLTATAVATLRAIQQDRPDVLILAGVAGMYPHAPFKIGDVLLVESEVEGDLGFFTPEGFVHMAHLPLDMEFERRHTLHCPHLPADAPFPLARSASLNAAMAPFIDSSELDIENMEGAAFFHVCQQENQRFLELRAVSNLVKIGDDQWDMQGSVRAMTDGLHQLIGLLRK, from the coding sequence ATGAAAATCACCGTACTCTTCCCCACCCAAACCGAAGCTAGCCTGTTCCATGATGACGCCGTCAACTGCATCGTTTCAGGAGTAGGCCTGACCGCCACCGCGGTGGCTACCTTACGCGCAATCCAGCAGGATCGGCCCGATGTGCTGATCCTGGCCGGCGTCGCTGGCATGTACCCCCACGCACCGTTCAAGATCGGCGACGTACTCCTGGTAGAAAGTGAAGTCGAAGGAGATCTCGGTTTCTTCACACCTGAAGGTTTCGTACACATGGCACACCTGCCGCTGGACATGGAGTTCGAACGCCGTCACACGCTGCACTGCCCGCACCTGCCGGCCGATGCGCCATTTCCGCTGGCACGCAGCGCTTCGCTCAATGCCGCGATGGCACCATTCATAGACAGCAGTGAACTGGATATAGAAAACATGGAAGGTGCTGCTTTTTTCCACGTTTGCCAGCAAGAAAACCAGCGTTTCCTGGAGTTGCGCGCAGTCTCCAACCTGGTCAAGATCGGTGACGATCAGTGGGATATGCAAGGCTCGGTACGCGCCATGACCGATGGTCTGCATCAATTGATTGGCCTGCTTAGAAAGTAA
- a CDS encoding protein-L-isoaspartate O-methyltransferase, whose translation MNIEKARFNMIEQQIRPWNVSSPEVLELLSTVKREEYFPENQKSLAFFDTELPLPGGAFALAPKIEARILQDIAAKKTETVLLVGSGNGYLAALLAHQARHVTVVEAIPELKALAEDNLHKNGIFNVDVVWGDGLQGKTGTSFDVIVVAGSLEAIPEALQNQLTVGGRMFVVLGKAPVMTAQLITRESELFFNTKNLFETSLPRLSQAVAESSFSF comes from the coding sequence ATGAATATCGAAAAAGCCCGTTTCAACATGATAGAACAGCAAATCCGCCCTTGGAATGTCTCTTCCCCGGAGGTGCTGGAGTTGCTGTCGACCGTGAAACGTGAAGAATATTTCCCGGAAAATCAAAAAAGTCTGGCGTTTTTTGATACCGAATTGCCATTGCCTGGTGGCGCGTTTGCGCTCGCGCCAAAAATCGAAGCGCGTATTTTGCAAGATATCGCGGCAAAAAAAACCGAAACGGTATTGCTGGTAGGCTCCGGTAATGGTTATCTGGCGGCATTGCTGGCACATCAGGCCAGACACGTCACCGTGGTTGAAGCTATTCCTGAACTGAAAGCGCTGGCCGAAGATAATCTGCATAAGAATGGCATTTTTAATGTCGATGTGGTCTGGGGCGATGGCTTGCAAGGCAAAACTGGTACGAGTTTTGACGTGATTGTGGTTGCCGGTTCGCTGGAAGCAATTCCTGAGGCATTGCAGAACCAATTGACGGTAGGCGGACGCATGTTCGTGGTGCTAGGGAAAGCCCCTGTCATGACAGCGCAATTGATTACGCGTGAATCCGAACTGTTCTTTAACACCAAAAATTTATTCGAGACTTCGCTGCCGCGTCTGTCGCAGGCAGTTGCTGAGTCTAGCTTCTCGTTCTGA
- a CDS encoding DMT family transporter has translation MTRQSFRADLLMLFIAMIWGSTFVAQRLGMDAVGPFFYSAARFLLGAMLLLPLVYYRGKEENGATASLWRDGTVLGLIIAVGINLQQVGLQYTSIANAGFITSLYVVIVPVIGIFLRHSMHRATWAGVFLAVAGMYFLSVKGNFEVAKGDWLQLTGTFAWAAHVILLSSLSRNHDPIRLSVVQFFVCGMACLLLSLIFEPIASQHVVQAVPAILYGGVLSVGLGYTLQVFAQRNAIPSHAAIIFSMESVFGALAAWLVLGETLSARAIFGCALMLSGMLIAQLVPLYLQKTPPSEPHPH, from the coding sequence TCCGTGCTGATTTATTAATGTTGTTTATCGCCATGATCTGGGGTTCGACTTTTGTGGCGCAACGCTTGGGCATGGATGCGGTCGGGCCATTTTTCTATTCTGCGGCACGCTTCCTGCTAGGTGCGATGCTGCTATTGCCACTGGTGTATTACCGCGGCAAGGAAGAAAACGGCGCCACCGCCAGCCTGTGGCGTGACGGCACCGTGCTCGGCCTGATCATCGCGGTAGGAATCAACCTGCAGCAAGTGGGCTTGCAATATACGTCGATCGCCAATGCAGGCTTCATTACCAGCCTATACGTTGTCATTGTCCCCGTCATAGGCATATTTTTACGCCACAGCATGCACAGGGCGACTTGGGCCGGGGTTTTTCTGGCGGTAGCCGGTATGTATTTCCTCAGTGTCAAAGGAAATTTTGAGGTTGCCAAAGGCGACTGGCTGCAATTAACCGGTACCTTTGCCTGGGCTGCGCACGTCATTTTGCTGTCCTCCTTATCCAGAAATCACGACCCTATCCGTTTATCGGTGGTGCAGTTTTTCGTCTGTGGTATGGCTTGCCTGCTGCTGTCGCTGATCTTTGAACCGATCGCTTCGCAGCATGTAGTCCAGGCCGTGCCAGCCATCCTGTATGGCGGCGTGTTGTCGGTAGGCTTGGGTTATACCTTGCAGGTATTTGCCCAACGCAATGCGATTCCCTCCCACGCGGCGATCATTTTCAGCATGGAATCGGTATTTGGCGCACTGGCGGCCTGGCTGGTGCTGGGCGAAACCCTGAGTGCGCGAGCCATCTTTGGCTGCGCACTGATGCTAAGCGGGATGCTGATTGCGCAACTGGTGCCGCTGTATCTGCAAAAAACCCCGCCAAGCGAACCGCATCCGCATTGA
- a CDS encoding TonB-dependent receptor, translating to MFFQKTVFTRTTLAALASLSASMAGGAHAQTAPVNSVTVTANPLGRDESMQILTPTTVLSGPDLRNKIGSSLGETLGSELGVTASGFGAGASRPIIRGLEGPRVKILQNGMAVADVSSLSNDHAVASESATAQQIEILRGPAALLYGSGAIGGLVNVVDDRIPRHLSKELNGEAEIRYGSVSQEKSLSFFIDGSSGDIGLHLDGNARDTGNYKIPGFSEQANPASGSGTLANSFTRESSLGLGVSLIQAWGHVGASVQTMDDHYGIPTEERSFIDLTQNRYDLDAAIKAPISGFDMLSVKLASSDYKHTEKQEDGTALTDFRNRSLETRISLAHSNWSGWEGSWGLQTENTKFSALSASTGRADTVPTTKSSSLAAFFVEQRSFGDVLGSAGARIEKIERTPEAQYGLPTRDFTLKSASLGALWQFTKGYGLGTSFSIAQRAPTTEELYSNGPHESTATFDIGNNNLKIEKSRNLEVSLQKTSGIIRWKINAFMNKVNNYVYGNTKGITVDDEGNPDPAGEFIARNWDQAAATIRGGEAELSYNQHGEGWSVRGFADTSRGTLDNLGNLPLQPANRVGLEIGYKHSGWRTSLNALHAQSQSRLASFEHYSTPAFTKLDLNVAYSHPYMNSQITWFMQAKNLLNQDIRLATSVLKETVPQPMRGLIAGVRATF from the coding sequence ATGTTTTTTCAAAAAACCGTCTTCACCCGCACCACACTCGCTGCCCTCGCCTCCTTATCCGCCTCCATGGCGGGCGGCGCGCATGCACAGACCGCGCCGGTCAATTCCGTCACAGTCACCGCCAATCCGCTGGGCAGGGACGAAAGTATGCAAATACTTACACCGACCACCGTTTTATCCGGCCCAGACTTACGCAACAAAATCGGTAGCTCATTGGGGGAAACCTTGGGAAGCGAATTAGGAGTTACCGCCTCCGGTTTTGGTGCGGGGGCCTCACGTCCCATCATTCGCGGCCTGGAAGGGCCGCGCGTCAAAATTTTGCAGAATGGCATGGCCGTCGCCGATGTCTCAAGCTTATCGAACGATCATGCCGTAGCCAGCGAAAGTGCAACCGCCCAGCAAATCGAAATCCTTCGTGGCCCAGCGGCGCTGCTATATGGCAGCGGTGCCATTGGTGGCTTGGTGAACGTGGTGGACGATAGGATTCCCCGGCATTTAAGCAAAGAACTCAATGGCGAAGCTGAAATACGTTACGGTTCGGTGAGTCAGGAAAAGAGCCTGTCTTTCTTCATTGACGGATCCAGCGGCGATATCGGACTACATCTGGACGGTAACGCCCGAGACACCGGCAACTACAAAATTCCCGGATTCAGCGAACAAGCTAATCCAGCATCAGGAAGCGGCACGCTAGCCAACAGTTTCACCCGGGAATCTAGTCTGGGACTTGGCGTCTCACTGATACAGGCATGGGGCCATGTGGGGGCATCAGTACAAACCATGGATGACCATTACGGTATCCCTACGGAAGAAAGATCTTTTATCGATTTAACGCAAAACCGTTACGACCTAGATGCGGCCATCAAAGCGCCGATTTCAGGATTTGATATGCTGTCAGTTAAGCTCGCGTCCAGTGATTACAAACACACTGAAAAACAAGAAGATGGCACTGCACTGACAGATTTCCGCAATCGCTCCTTGGAAACCCGCATTAGTCTGGCGCATAGCAATTGGTCAGGATGGGAGGGGAGCTGGGGACTGCAGACTGAAAATACCAAGTTCTCTGCCTTATCAGCCAGCACCGGGCGCGCAGATACAGTGCCGACCACAAAGTCAAGTTCACTCGCAGCCTTCTTTGTAGAGCAACGCAGTTTTGGCGATGTATTGGGTAGTGCCGGTGCCAGAATTGAGAAAATCGAAAGAACCCCGGAAGCGCAATATGGATTACCGACTCGCGACTTTACGCTCAAGTCAGCATCTCTTGGCGCTTTATGGCAATTTACCAAAGGCTATGGCTTAGGCACTAGCTTTTCCATCGCACAACGGGCACCAACGACAGAAGAGCTCTACTCAAATGGCCCGCATGAATCTACCGCCACGTTTGATATCGGCAACAACAATCTTAAGATTGAGAAATCACGCAATCTAGAAGTCAGCCTGCAAAAAACATCGGGCATAATCCGCTGGAAAATCAATGCGTTTATGAATAAGGTGAATAATTATGTGTACGGAAATACCAAGGGCATCACAGTAGACGACGAAGGTAATCCAGATCCTGCCGGTGAGTTCATTGCACGAAATTGGGATCAGGCAGCGGCAACGATACGCGGCGGTGAAGCGGAGCTGAGCTATAACCAACATGGCGAAGGTTGGTCGGTGCGCGGATTTGCCGATACATCGCGTGGTACCCTTGATAATCTTGGCAACCTTCCCTTGCAGCCAGCCAATCGCGTCGGACTAGAGATAGGCTACAAACATTCCGGCTGGAGAACCAGCCTGAACGCACTGCACGCACAAAGCCAGTCGCGCCTCGCCAGCTTTGAGCATTACTCGACACCTGCGTTTACAAAACTCGACCTTAATGTCGCGTATTCACATCCCTACATGAATAGTCAGATTACCTGGTTTATGCAAGCGAAAAACTTACTCAATCAGGACATACGTTTAGCCACCTCAGTACTGAAAGAGACTGTGCCACAACCTATGCGGGGACTGATCGCGGGGGTCAGGGCAACATTTTAA
- a CDS encoding efflux RND transporter periplasmic adaptor subunit — MLLLAVLAYFLAPLVLGVSVKAFQLQRGELIQTVVASGRIETPARVDVGSQVIGRVAAVPVREGQTVKSGQLLIELEASDEKAALEQAAAAVRQAEVKLRQFHEQTQPMAEQALRQAQVTLLNVQKQYDRQRELVAQGFIGKAQLDDAQRNLDIAKSQYSSVQLQLQSVMPKGSDYQLASAALEQVRANLHAAQARLNHSKITAVADGVLILRDVERGDTVQPGKVLMVLSPLGLTQLLVQIDEKNLRYLQLGQLALAQADAYPGQKFKAQVAFINPGINAQRGSVDVKLTVAEPPAFLKQDMTVSVEIEVARRKDTLSLNVEAIRDAASSEPWVMLVEHGKAVRRAVKLGMPGDKSIEILSGLKETDVVLPATGVAVAEGKRVRADVVEKPVAMR; from the coding sequence ATGCTGCTATTGGCCGTGCTGGCGTATTTTTTGGCACCGCTGGTGCTAGGCGTTAGTGTCAAGGCATTCCAATTACAACGCGGTGAACTGATACAGACCGTGGTTGCCAGTGGTCGTATCGAAACCCCGGCCAGGGTTGATGTCGGTAGTCAGGTCATCGGTAGGGTGGCGGCGGTGCCGGTCAGGGAAGGGCAGACGGTGAAATCTGGCCAATTGCTGATAGAGCTAGAGGCGAGCGATGAGAAAGCGGCGCTGGAACAAGCGGCTGCCGCAGTGCGTCAGGCTGAAGTCAAGCTCAGGCAATTTCACGAACAGACTCAGCCTATGGCGGAGCAAGCCTTGAGGCAGGCGCAAGTCACTTTGCTTAATGTACAGAAACAATATGATCGCCAGCGTGAACTGGTGGCGCAGGGCTTTATCGGTAAGGCCCAGCTTGACGATGCGCAGCGCAATTTGGATATCGCCAAAAGCCAGTACAGCAGCGTGCAACTGCAATTGCAATCGGTGATGCCAAAAGGCAGCGATTATCAGCTAGCCAGCGCAGCGCTGGAGCAGGTGCGTGCCAACCTACATGCGGCACAGGCCAGGCTTAATCACAGCAAAATTACCGCGGTGGCTGACGGTGTGTTGATTTTAAGGGATGTCGAGCGCGGTGATACGGTGCAACCCGGCAAGGTGCTGATGGTCTTGTCACCGCTTGGCCTGACGCAGTTGCTGGTGCAAATTGATGAGAAAAATCTGCGCTATCTGCAATTGGGCCAACTTGCGCTAGCCCAGGCTGATGCTTATCCGGGGCAAAAATTTAAGGCACAAGTGGCTTTCATTAATCCCGGTATCAATGCCCAGCGTGGTTCGGTCGATGTCAAACTCACGGTGGCGGAGCCGCCGGCGTTTCTCAAGCAAGATATGACGGTCTCGGTAGAGATAGAAGTCGCGCGCCGCAAGGATACCTTGTCCTTGAATGTGGAGGCGATCCGTGATGCCGCCAGCAGCGAACCTTGGGTCATGCTGGTCGAGCATGGTAAGGCAGTGCGGCGAGCGGTTAAGCTAGGCATGCCCGGTGACAAGAGTATAGAGATACTTTCCGGCCTCAAGGAGACTGACGTGGTGTTGCCGGCGACCGGTGTTGCGGTGGCGGAAGGCAAGCGGGTACGTGCTGATGTGGTTGAAAAACCGGTCGCAATGCGATGA
- a CDS encoding TolC family outer membrane protein, producing MRNSIIATLIASAFLTVNAGASDLLQIYKDALANDAQYGSARASQMAGQEKMVQGRSGLLPTIALSGSDTRTKLDMDPDQGSSRSFDYNTNSYSLALTQPLFRWANWQQYEQGKLSVVASDAQFAQAQQDLIVRVSQAYFDLLGSKDVLKTLQAQKVAIAEQLASAKRNFEVGTQTITDSHEAQARFDLITAQEFAGQGDVAIKRAALTQIIGRDVKDELAGLKKGSQLAAPQPANMDKWVESAEQQNFGVVASQVAVEIAQREISKSRSGHYPTVDLVASSARISNGGQYTGQTGVSKPNTIGVQWNIPIFTGFATDSKVKESIALEDKARNDLENNRRVAAQGTRQAYIGVVAGLAQVKAYEAAEISSRSALDSNMLGYQVGVRINIDVLNAQQQLSTTLQNLAKARYDTIMNGLRLKSAAGILKEQDLAEINALLEN from the coding sequence ATGCGAAATTCCATCATTGCCACATTGATTGCCAGCGCATTTTTGACAGTCAATGCAGGTGCCAGTGATTTGCTGCAGATATACAAAGATGCACTTGCCAATGATGCGCAATATGGCAGTGCGCGCGCCTCGCAAATGGCAGGACAGGAAAAAATGGTGCAGGGCCGTTCTGGCCTGTTGCCGACGATCGCATTGAGCGGCAGTGATACCCGGACCAAGTTGGATATGGATCCAGATCAGGGCTCCTCCCGCAGTTTTGATTACAACACGAATAGTTATTCACTCGCCCTGACTCAGCCTCTGTTTCGCTGGGCCAACTGGCAGCAATATGAGCAGGGTAAATTGTCGGTAGTGGCTAGCGACGCCCAGTTTGCGCAAGCGCAGCAGGATCTGATCGTCAGAGTCAGCCAGGCGTATTTTGATTTGCTGGGATCGAAAGATGTCTTAAAGACTCTGCAGGCGCAAAAAGTGGCGATTGCAGAGCAGTTAGCTTCAGCCAAGCGCAACTTTGAAGTTGGTACCCAGACCATTACCGATAGCCACGAAGCGCAAGCGCGCTTTGATTTGATCACGGCGCAAGAGTTTGCCGGTCAGGGTGATGTCGCGATTAAACGCGCTGCTTTGACGCAAATTATTGGCCGGGATGTTAAGGACGAATTAGCCGGATTGAAAAAAGGTAGCCAACTAGCGGCGCCTCAACCTGCGAACATGGACAAATGGGTGGAGTCGGCTGAGCAGCAAAATTTTGGCGTAGTGGCCTCACAAGTGGCGGTTGAGATCGCCCAGCGCGAAATTTCCAAGAGTCGCTCCGGCCATTATCCTACGGTAGATCTGGTAGCCAGTAGCGCACGTATTTCCAACGGCGGCCAATATACGGGGCAGACTGGCGTGAGCAAGCCAAACACCATAGGCGTACAGTGGAATATCCCGATTTTCACTGGCTTTGCTACCGATAGTAAAGTCAAGGAATCAATTGCCCTGGAAGACAAGGCTCGTAATGACCTGGAAAATAATCGTCGGGTTGCGGCACAGGGTACCCGTCAGGCGTATATCGGTGTGGTTGCCGGTCTGGCGCAGGTAAAGGCCTATGAAGCTGCCGAGATTTCCAGCCGTTCCGCACTCGATTCGAATATGCTCGGTTATCAGGTCGGTGTCAGGATCAATATCGACGTATTGAATGCGCAACAGCAACTCTCGACTACTCTTCAAAACCTGGCCAAAGCGCGCTATGACACTATCATGAACGGCCTGCGCCTGAAATCGGCCGCAGGCATCCTGAAAGAACAGGATTTGGCTGAAATCAACGCCTTGCTGGAAAACTAA
- a CDS encoding ABC transporter permease, which produces MNNWLPFEWIVAIRFLREGRLQSLFIILGVAIGVGVIVFMSALLAGMQGNLFRRVLSSQPHITLERPKQKASMVLQAEPGQLIASTVQKPSQRMNTIDQWQKVRDQMQSRSDVVAVSPAASGPALVVRGSATNAISLVGIEPDHYSKIVPLPDKMVSGSFRMTNSDMLIGIQLAEDLGVQRGDKLRVTTAAGANLTLNIAGIFDLGSRGANQRTVYVLLSTAQSLLNMVGGVSSIDLTVQDPYAAEEIAQSIANSTGLNAMSWIANNSQFFLGMRAQTYSSLMIRIFVALSVAAGIASVLVVSVVQRQKEVGILRAMGGSRGQIMRVFLIQGAVVGLLGSLMGSTLAMGLLSAWKLLAKNPDGTPMFVIEVDPQLFFWSALIAMLTGLLAAATPAIRAARLDPVVAIRG; this is translated from the coding sequence ATGAATAACTGGCTGCCATTTGAATGGATAGTGGCGATACGCTTTTTGCGCGAAGGCCGCCTGCAGTCCTTGTTTATCATTCTTGGTGTCGCTATCGGTGTTGGCGTGATCGTGTTTATGTCTGCGCTATTGGCCGGTATGCAGGGCAATTTATTCCGCCGGGTCTTGAGCTCACAGCCGCATATTACGCTGGAGCGGCCCAAGCAAAAGGCCAGCATGGTGCTGCAAGCCGAGCCCGGGCAATTGATTGCATCGACGGTGCAAAAACCTTCGCAGCGCATGAACACCATAGATCAGTGGCAAAAAGTGCGCGATCAGATGCAGTCGCGCAGCGATGTGGTGGCGGTGTCTCCGGCTGCCAGCGGTCCCGCATTGGTAGTGCGTGGCAGCGCCACCAATGCGATCTCGCTAGTCGGCATAGAACCGGATCACTACAGCAAGATTGTGCCCTTGCCCGATAAAATGGTCAGCGGTAGTTTCCGCATGACCAATAGCGATATGCTGATAGGCATACAGCTGGCCGAGGATCTGGGTGTACAGCGCGGTGATAAGTTGCGGGTGACCACGGCGGCTGGCGCCAACCTGACGCTCAATATCGCCGGTATTTTTGATCTGGGTAGCCGTGGCGCCAACCAGCGAACCGTGTATGTCTTGCTGTCGACCGCACAGAGTTTGCTAAATATGGTCGGCGGCGTCTCCAGCATAGATCTGACCGTGCAAGATCCTTACGCAGCTGAAGAGATCGCACAGTCTATCGCCAACTCTACCGGCTTGAATGCGATGAGCTGGATCGCTAACAATAGCCAGTTTTTCCTTGGGATGCGGGCCCAGACCTATTCCAGCCTGATGATACGTATTTTCGTGGCGCTCTCGGTAGCGGCGGGGATCGCCAGCGTCTTGGTGGTGTCAGTGGTGCAGCGCCAGAAAGAGGTCGGCATCTTGCGTGCCATGGGCGGCAGTCGCGGCCAGATCATGCGCGTGTTCCTGATTCAGGGCGCGGTGGTCGGTTTGCTTGGATCACTGATGGGGTCTACTTTAGCGATGGGCTTGCTATCGGCCTGGAAACTGCTTGCCAAGAACCCGGATGGCACGCCTATGTTCGTCATAGAAGTGGACCCGCAGTTGTTTTTCTGGAGCGCACTCATCGCGATGCTGACGGGTTTGCTGGCGGCTGCTACACCGGCGATACGTGCGGCTCGCCTTGACCCTGTGGTGGCGATCCGTGGCTGA
- a CDS encoding sulfurtransferase codes for MQHITAPELAAWLSDQAKNPPILLDVREPWEYETCHIPHVLLMPMQTVPTRFQELDPDSVIVCICHHGGRSMQVANFLERAGFAQMINLTGGVHAWAQQVDTNMPTY; via the coding sequence ATGCAACATATCACCGCTCCCGAATTAGCCGCATGGTTATCCGATCAGGCAAAAAATCCTCCGATTTTGCTTGATGTGCGGGAACCTTGGGAGTACGAGACCTGTCATATCCCGCATGTTCTGCTGATGCCCATGCAGACCGTGCCTACCCGGTTTCAGGAGCTTGATCCGGATAGTGTGATTGTTTGCATTTGTCATCACGGCGGGCGCAGCATGCAAGTGGCTAATTTTCTTGAGCGCGCCGGTTTCGCTCAGATGATTAATCTGACCGGTGGCGTCCATGCCTGGGCGCAGCAGGTTGATACGAACATGCCGACTTATTAG
- a CDS encoding TetR/AcrR family transcriptional regulator, producing MICPFKPRWERRKDARPQELLAAALDHFVERGFAATRLDDVARAAGVSKGTLYLYFSSKEELFKAVVRESVIPMLGEAEDMLGQFTGTSAELLRLLMTTWWEKIGNTKLSGLTKLMIGEAGNFPELAHFYQEEVIDRSDKLVTAMLERGIARGEIRQLDTAIAARILIAPMIMIMIWKHSQGICPIEPNKLDAYLEQYIDMATHGLLVKPAA from the coding sequence ATGATATGCCCGTTTAAACCCCGTTGGGAGCGCCGCAAAGACGCGCGGCCACAAGAGTTGCTCGCCGCCGCTCTCGATCATTTCGTCGAGCGTGGTTTTGCCGCAACTCGCCTGGATGACGTAGCACGTGCGGCAGGGGTGTCTAAGGGAACCTTGTATCTCTATTTTTCCAGTAAGGAAGAGTTGTTTAAGGCGGTGGTGCGCGAGTCGGTGATCCCTATGCTGGGTGAGGCGGAAGACATGCTGGGGCAGTTTACCGGCACCAGCGCCGAATTATTACGCTTGTTGATGACTACCTGGTGGGAAAAAATAGGCAATACCAAGTTGTCAGGTCTTACCAAACTGATGATAGGAGAAGCCGGTAATTTTCCTGAACTGGCGCACTTTTATCAGGAGGAGGTTATAGACCGTAGCGATAAATTGGTGACTGCCATGCTAGAGCGCGGCATCGCCCGAGGCGAGATTCGTCAGTTGGATACGGCAATCGCTGCGCGTATTCTCATCGCCCCTATGATCATGATCATGATCTGGAAGCACTCCCAGGGAATTTGCCCGATAGAGCCGAATAAGCTCGATGCATATCTGGAGCAGTATATCGATATGGCGACCCATGGCTTATTAGTCAAACCGGCTGCATGA